The DNA window GAAAATCTGAGTAGTTTGTATTCAAAAAAAGGAGAATTGTCAACTGTGGATCGAGGAAAATAGCAATTTTCTAAATTCTGCTCTGTAATAGTGATAAAGCGACGCTATTTAACAACATTTTCATACTAAAATAGTGTATCGCAGAACAATAGTGATTTGTTTCAACTCTAGCATACTGCAGCACCACTATAGCCTTCTATTTAACCACATTGTTCAGAAGTTAACATTAAGTTTGGAGAGAAACCTGGTTgtgttaaaaaaatttacactgatgaaTAACTAAGACGGAAGTAAATTGCAAATGAACGGCCGTATGAAATGTGATTACAAAATCAAAGCATAGAAGGGGAGTAGAATggaagaaatagaaagagatcaAAATAAGGAAATGTCAGTCATACCAGGCAGTGACCATATGCACCGTTTCCAAGGGAAATTTCATATGAATTGCTGAGACAATCGTCGATTAATTTTTGCTTATGTGACAAGCTCACCGTGCCTTGACTAATAACAGCATCCAAGTCCAATGAAAGCAACTATCATAATTTTGAAAAATGTCAGTTAATTTAAGTATCAAATAGTCTGTTTGGATACGCCGTGGTGGCATCGAACTGGGACAGGTGCAGGCATGAATTTAAAAGTTTGAGAAGATGTTTGCAAAAATTTTGTGGCCCTTCAAATTTAAGTTTAAGCAGAAGCAATAACCTTAAAATTCGAGTTACCTGGTCGAACAAGGAAGGGTTTATCCGGGCATCAAACTCAATGTTCAAATCCTTCAAACCACTGCTAAAAGCTTTGCTATTCTCAAGTCTCCACCTCCAAAGATCCACGTCTTCAATGTACTTAAAAAGTTGCCTCGCACGCTCGAACTCACCAATCACCGAAGGTTGCTTCACCACAACACCAGCATCAGGATTCACAAGCTTATCTTTGAAGTAATCAAAAGCAATAGTAGCCCCGCTTCTCTCCATGTCAATAACCTTGGTCACATTCTCACCAAGTGAAGTATCATCACTACAAAGGCTCTCAAGTGCAGTTTTGTGATGGTCCAAAACAATCACTCTAGAGACACAACAAAATAATCTTAGTTGATACAATCAAATCTTCCTCGATTCTCAAGTaatcataataacaaaaataatggtTTGAATATATTTTTTGTCCCAACAAATATACtatcaatatttcattttagTCTCCATTAAAATTCGTCTGCTTTAAGTCCTAAAAGATAGAAACTTTTGCTTTTGATCCTTATTTTAGTTTTAGTCCCAGTAACATTTGTTCAAGTTGCTTACATATAATATATCAACAACAACCAAGCATTATCTCATTAAGTGtagtcggctacatggatcaactttggCCATAATGTTCTAATTCAGGAGATAATGAGATAATGCTTCTATCAAAGTTTACAACCAAGCATTTCTCTTATAGTCTTTCTAGGTCTTTCTCTTCCTCTAATTGTTTGACTTCTCTCCATCTGATATATTCTTCAACAACAGAATTTACATGTCTTCTTCTCTACATAcccaaaccacctaagtctattttccaccatcaTCTGTACTATAGGTGCTACCTCGACACTAtctctaattttatttctaatcctATCATGtctagtcttaccacacatccaacgcatcatcttcttctctgCTGCATTTATTTTATTCTCATGTTGATCCTTAACTGTCCAACATTTTGTCTCGTACAACATCGTAGGACTAGGTTTCGAATAAATACTTGCAACTACAATCTAAGACATGACATAAcagttttttttatgttgtggATATCGCAATTGAGGCAGCACTGATCCATTAAATATAACTCTCCTTAATATCAAGAATTGCGATACCGCAATTGAGGCAGCATTGGTCCATTTAAATATAACTCTCCGTCATATCAAGGATTGCGACTCGACTGCAACTGCTACCCTACTTAAAACTATGTGATAAGGACTAGTTGAAAATTAAAAAGCATTACAGAGGACCATAACAAAACAAGGACCAAAGTCAAAATAAAACTACATGGGAGCAAAATATATATAAACCCAACTTAGGAACTCTGGTACTATAAAACAAGGAAAGTGAAAAACAAAGTACCTTGGAACTTTAGTGGAGATTTCATGAACAAATCCAGGTGGGCCAACGAAATCTAGAAGATAAAGATCAGTAATGTCATTCAATGGAAGGTCTTCAACTCTGAAAAGGGTAAACAATAAgaaaacaaaaagtaaaaaacAATGGTGAGAAAGATGAAAAGGGTTATACAAAACCTGAGAGGAGAATAGACAGTGTTGGGAAAGAAGAGAGGAGAGAATAAGGAAGTGGCTTTGAAGTAGAGATGTGCGGCGAGAGCGGCAAAAACGCCGTCAGGACAAGGGTAGTGATAAAGTATTGCAGCTGAACACTTCTTGGTGTTCATGTTGATGGTGTTGGAGATGTGTGGTTTGGTTTGAGTCAACAACGTTGTATGTTGGAGTGTTGTGACATTAATTAGTTATGTGAGACGCCGcaagcacaacaacaacaacgttgtTTTTTCTCCTATGTTGAATTGAAAGAGCGGTTTATTCgtgttttgttgttgttcagTTTGAAACTGAAAAATTTAGGTTTAACACTTTTTAAGGAGgtttaatcttttaatttttcaaaataaatggaGTAGAATGAAGAGGAATGGAGTGAGATGAAATAGAATAGAATGGAGCAGGACAAATTTATAATTCTATTATTTGGAAATTTATGACGAAACATGTAAGTTGTTCAATCGGTTAAATCGATGGGAAGaaatatggtggtaagtgatggaataaAAACACTTCTGTGGTACTTTTTAAAATACGTAGTTCATCCTCAAGTgggggatgggggaccaaaaaatatattttaaaatgtgaTACATaagtattttttgaaatatttgaacCAACCTTATGCAATATCTATTGATTTATCCAAGTAAATAGAttatagggttaatagtaattcaacccctgtaatgttagcgaattttgcttttctcccctccctaccttttggcaacggtttgtCAAAATCTGCTTTTGGCAACGGTGGGGGTAAACCagaacacgctcatattacagggggtaaactactattaatcctagattatatttgaaagtgatttatcatggttcaaacatgaaaaataatatatttgaaagtgaCTTAAAATGGTTCAAACATGAGAAATAAATTTTACAAATACATGATAAAAAATAAGCATTTTATGCATTTGAGTCAAATATTTGTATGATAATTTGATAACTTTAACATAAATGAATGCATGCAAGTGAATTATGGAAAATATTGAGCACTAATTTATCAATATGAATTACATGCTTATACCTCaataaatcaagatcaatgctaatgctagtcttcaaaatataattcttgaattctttgatGCTAGCTTTTACACATGATGAATTTTGAGTACTTGATTTGATTAAAGTTGAGGCTTTTTTCGTACTTTTTCCATGATCATTTGATTattactttgtcttcatcaaaacaaaatagatggagagtcttgactttACAAAATATACATCCATATCATCATCATATATGTtcggaaaaaaaatatttttgttttgtaagACGATTAAGTATATGcccatatatatttgttttatctaattttttaattttaaatatatttatatattctaAATTAAGATATGGATGAAGTAGGTCCATATACAGGTCGTCTTTGAGGCTGTGCAAGGCGACCTACAGCACATAGCTTCATACTTTTTCAGGTTTAAGCTATGGCAAAGGGCCTCAGATTATATCTTTTACTGCTAATTTACGCTTAAATATGGCTCCTTAAAAAAATTTCACGATTCAACTGAAGATAACTTCAACTTCTTACACAGGGTCTTTCAAAAGTTTGAGACGACTCTGTCCATATATTATGTTTTGCTGTTTTGTAAATTAcgttttctattttaatttttatctaattttttaattttgaatatatCCATATATTCTAAAATAAGATATGAATTAAGTATGTCCATGTATCCTATTTTGttgattatgtatttttttataatttttatctaattttttttaattttaaattcatgATAGAATTAAGTATAAAATTTGACTTTGCGGCTCTTGACATCTCGAGAAAGAATTATTTGCTTTGGGCTCTACATGCTGAATTCCATCTAAATGCATAAGGTCACAATAATGCTATTAAAGAAGAAAATAAGTCATTTGATTAACAAAAGACAAAAGCCATGATATTCCTTCGTCGTTATCTTCATGAGGACCTTACAAATGAATATCTTACCGTAACTGATCAAATTTAAAAGAGAGATATGCTCATCAGAAATGGGTTATTCTACCAAAAGCTCGTTATGATTGGATGCATTTACGCTTGCAAGATTTTAAAAGTGTAAGTGATTATAATTCTGCAATGTTTAGAATAACCTCTAAGCTGACATTATGTGGAGAAAAAGTAATTGATGAAGATATCTTGTTTGATAAATACTCTGATTTGATATCTTGTCTTCTTGTGGCTGAACAAAATAATGAGCTCTTGATGGAAATCACGAGGCTCGCCCCGCAAGTACAGCTCCATTCCCATAAGTGAATGTAGCAAGACACGGTCATTATGTGAAAAATCATGTTCGTGGTCGTGCCCATAATTATGCTAGTGATCTTAATTTTGATCATAGCTGCAATGGCAATCATAAGAATGTATATTTTCACCAGAAGTGAAAAGATactgaaaagaatgaaaaaggtgGTCAgagtattataaataaaaaatatttgctaATGAAAATGGTGATCCCGATTATGGCAATATGGATGTTACTCATTTAGAGATTGGTGATTTCTTTgttgattcagatgaaaaaattGACCACCTTATTGGAGATGGAACTGTCAAGAAAtagaaattatagaatttttctatttattttagttattatgaATGCTTTGAATTctcaatgttttttattttaaattcaatgtTTGCTTcctgttttttaattttaattccctATGATAATAAAGTGTGTTTGTTTTCTGTTTATTTAcataatttattctttaaataacTTGTATGTTTAAAGTGTACTcataattcataatttttttaaaaatgaatgtCGGCACTTGTGCCACTAATGAAGATATTTTCCTCGCTGATAATGCAACTACTCACACaattttcaaagataaaaaaatatttctcttACTTAGTAAAGCGAAAAACTGATGTCAGCACTATATCTGACACCTTAAAAATAATTGAAGGCTCCGGAAGAGCCAATGTATTGTTAAGTGGAGGAACAATATTACACATTAAGAATGCACTATATTCCTTTAAATCTAATAGAAATTTATCAAGTTTCAAAGATATTCGCCTAAATGGCTACCATATTGAAACAAAAGATGatggaggtattgaatatctttgtattacacaacagAATTTGGACAGAAAATGTGTAATGGAAAAGCTACCGCCTTTTTCcttgggcttgtactacacttatattagatGGACCCCACACATCTGTATGAACTAGATAAAATGGAAAAAATACTTAGTTTATCACTAACGGAGAAAGGTACACGCTTGTGTTTAGCAAGCTCACACACCTCACAATGAAGACTCTCAACATCTAATGTTTTAAATCAAACATGAAATAACAACTTAATGATTCTAAACGAAAGATGACCAAGGCAACAATGATATAAGAGAACCTTCTCCCTATTGGTCTTTattgattttggaaaaaataattgTTGTTGAGAAAATGTGGGCTTGAATCTTTGTTATTCAAGTAGTAAAGACCATTCCATTCTCTAGCATTTTCAATCATCCTCTTTGAATTATTGTTTCGAAAAACACAAGAGTTATTATAGAAAATAACATTACATGATATGTTTTTTGCGAGTTTATGTATGGAAATTAGGATAGTATTCAATTTTGGGATATGAAGGACATTGTTATGAGTCAAGGATGAATTAAGTTGAATTGTTCCTTCACCTACTCCAGTTATAAAGGTGTCATCTATAAtggatatttttttattattggggCAAGTTGAATAAATGGAGAAGTGTGTGGGTAAGGGTGTCATAAGGTTAGTGACTTCAGAATCTAGTATCCAATATTGTTTAAAAAGTATATCTAAAGcattaagtcaaaatgaaaaaaatggaGAATTGccaaatggaaaatataatataaatgtaCCTGGATGTGTTAAAGAACAAGTACCTGTTGGTTTCTCCAATTTACTGAGGAGAGATCTCACCTTTTCTACTCCACTTAGGTTAAGGTACACCCCTCTTTCTAGACAGTCTCCAATAGTACTTCCAGCCACGTGTGCATTTCTCCCTTTCTAGATAAGTCTTTTTTGTCCCCACTCTCTATTAGGAGGCCTGCCATTAAATTTCCAATATTTTTCTCGAGTATGATGAGGCTTGTTTAAATAAGTACACTACACCCTTTCGCCATTCTTCTCGACATAAGTTTCTCCCAATTTCATCTAATCAACTAACATGGTTGAATTCTTCTCAACTAGCATTAGTGAGCTTTCCACAGGTGGTGGTATCAACATTAATTCCCTTATACTTTCTTCACTCCTCACTATAGACACTACATCATTAATGT is part of the Vicia villosa cultivar HV-30 ecotype Madison, WI linkage group LG2, Vvil1.0, whole genome shotgun sequence genome and encodes:
- the LOC131653336 gene encoding uncharacterized protein LOC131653336, whose amino-acid sequence is MNTKKCSAAILYHYPCPDGVFAALAAHLYFKATSLFSPLFFPNTVYSPLRVEDLPLNDITDLYLLDFVGPPGFVHEISTKVPRVIVLDHHKTALESLCSDDTSLGENVTKVIDMERSGATIAFDYFKDKLVNPDAGVVVKQPSVIGEFERARQLFKYIEDVDLWRWRLENSKAFSSGLKDLNIEFDARINPSLFDQLLSLDLDAVISQGTVSLSHKQKLIDDCLSNSYEISLGNGAYGHCLAVYADAALSELRSELGHQLATKSQKLKLRGIGAVVYNVPELENNQKLKISLRSLDNEDTTPISQGFGGGGHRNASSFMLKSEEFEKWKV